The Lysobacter gummosus genome includes a region encoding these proteins:
- a CDS encoding VWA domain-containing protein: MPAAAEPAYQAEPPVNTERYAKIEANPIHRVAEQPVSTFSIDVDTGSYANVRRMLAAGELPPKDAVRVEELVNYFDYGYPRPDSKDTPFKVSTELAPAPWNAKHVLMQIGIQGYDVDKQELPPANLVLLIDTSGSMDEPDKLPLLKRAFAQLATQLRAKDRVSIVAYAGSAGLVLAPTAGDRGGEILDALERLQAGGSTNGGEGIQLAYATARQAFIEGGINRVLLATDGDFNVGVSDQSALETLVADQRKSGIALSTLGFGTGNYNDAMAEQLADIGNGNHAYIDSALEAQKVLIEELGSTLMTIAGDVKVQVEFNPAVVAEYRLIGYENRVLKREDFNNDRVDAGEIGAGHDVTALYELALVGSGGESVDPLRYGKDSQAGEAKPAADGASAQGKSDELALLRLRYKRPGENDSRLIETPMLRRGIAAEPSERMRFAAAVAGFGDLLRGGTYVEQNFGWDGVIGLARSARGDDRNGYRGEFLQLAQTARSLQAKGGATKGAAVAEE, from the coding sequence ATGCCCGCCGCGGCCGAACCGGCCTACCAGGCCGAGCCGCCGGTCAACACCGAGCGCTACGCCAAGATCGAGGCCAACCCGATCCACCGCGTCGCCGAACAACCGGTGTCCACCTTCTCCATCGACGTGGACACCGGCAGCTACGCCAACGTGCGGCGCATGCTCGCCGCCGGCGAACTGCCGCCCAAGGACGCGGTGCGGGTCGAGGAACTGGTGAACTACTTCGACTACGGCTATCCGCGCCCGGACTCGAAGGACACGCCGTTCAAGGTCTCCACCGAACTCGCGCCGGCGCCGTGGAACGCCAAGCACGTACTGATGCAGATCGGCATCCAGGGCTACGACGTGGACAAGCAAGAGCTGCCGCCGGCCAATCTGGTGCTGCTGATCGACACCTCCGGCTCGATGGACGAGCCGGACAAACTGCCCCTGCTCAAGCGCGCGTTCGCCCAGCTGGCGACGCAGTTGCGGGCGAAGGACCGGGTCTCGATCGTGGCCTACGCCGGTTCGGCCGGGCTGGTGCTTGCGCCGACCGCGGGCGATCGCGGCGGCGAAATCCTCGACGCGCTCGAACGTCTGCAGGCCGGCGGCTCCACCAACGGCGGCGAAGGCATCCAGCTGGCCTACGCCACCGCGCGCCAGGCCTTCATCGAAGGCGGCATCAACCGCGTGCTGCTCGCCACCGACGGCGATTTCAACGTCGGCGTGTCCGATCAGTCCGCGCTGGAAACCCTGGTCGCCGACCAGCGCAAGTCCGGCATCGCGCTGAGCACGCTGGGCTTCGGCACCGGCAACTACAACGATGCGATGGCCGAGCAGTTGGCCGACATCGGCAACGGCAATCACGCCTACATCGACAGCGCGCTGGAAGCGCAGAAGGTGCTGATCGAAGAACTGGGCTCGACGCTGATGACCATCGCCGGCGACGTCAAGGTGCAGGTCGAGTTCAATCCGGCGGTGGTCGCCGAATATCGACTGATCGGTTACGAGAACCGCGTGCTCAAGCGCGAGGATTTCAACAACGACCGCGTCGATGCCGGCGAGATCGGCGCCGGCCACGACGTCACCGCGCTGTACGAATTGGCCCTGGTCGGCTCCGGCGGCGAATCGGTGGACCCGCTGCGTTACGGCAAGGACTCGCAGGCCGGCGAGGCGAAACCGGCCGCCGACGGCGCGAGCGCCCAAGGCAAGTCCGACGAGCTGGCGCTGCTGCGTCTGCGCTACAAGCGCCCGGGCGAGAACGACAGCCGCCTGATCGAAACGCCGATGCTGCGTCGTGGTATCGCCGCCGAACCCAGCGAACGCATGCGCTTCGCCGCCGCGGTCGCCGGCTTCGGCGATCTGTTGCGCGGCGGCACCTACGTCGAGCAGAACTTCGGCTGGGACGGCGTGATCGGCCTGGCGCGCAGCGCGCGCGGCGACGATCGCAACGGCTATCGCGGCGAGTTCCTGCAACTGGCGCAGACCGCGCGCAGTCTGCAGGCCAAGGGCGGAGCGACGAAGGGTGCGGCGGTGGCGGAGGAATAA
- a CDS encoding tetratricopeptide repeat protein produces the protein MNLSRLDNPALLQLASAAIAQARDVEAVRLLKTVLERDPGNLHAQYLLAIQHAQLGLYERAEERLRAVLNAQPQFVVARFQLAQLLVMRGTVKDAREWLLPVLEQGAPLGAYAQGLLAAAEGDAARACGLIEAALLLPQPVPVLAGDMRRLCEQLRETAVA, from the coding sequence ATGAACCTATCGCGGCTCGACAATCCGGCTTTGCTGCAGCTCGCGTCCGCCGCCATCGCGCAGGCCCGCGACGTCGAGGCTGTGCGCCTGCTCAAGACCGTGCTCGAACGCGATCCGGGCAATCTGCACGCGCAGTACCTGCTGGCGATCCAGCACGCCCAGCTGGGCCTGTACGAGCGCGCCGAAGAACGCCTGCGCGCGGTGTTGAACGCGCAGCCGCAGTTCGTGGTCGCGCGTTTTCAACTGGCGCAGTTGCTGGTGATGCGCGGCACCGTCAAGGACGCGCGCGAATGGCTGCTGCCGGTGCTGGAGCAGGGCGCGCCGTTGGGCGCGTATGCGCAGGGACTGTTGGCCGCGGCCGAAGGCGATGCGGCGCGCGCCTGCGGCCTGATCGAAGCGGCGCTGCTCTTGCCGCAACCGGTGCCGGTACTGGCCGGCGACATGCGCCGGCTGTGCGAGCAATTGCGCGAAACCGCCGTCGCTTGA